A genomic window from Arthrobacter sp. FW305-BF8 includes:
- a CDS encoding IS110 family transposase, translating into MSIVAHSHPFVVGVDTHAKNHVYAIIAAPTGELLETRDFPTTCAGINRAIAWVARRTGADLATLWVVEGAASYGALLTGAVGAAGYRVAEAARMDARDRRGVGKSDPLDAHRIAGAVLPLDQQQLRQPRLNEGVRAALRVLVCARESMTTDRTRAVNGLTALLRTNDLGLDARKTLTGAQITEVSRWRAREEPLALSVARLEAVRLAKHISELDADIKTNIYQITELVEISEAAPLLQETGFGPVTAAVCLTAWSHQGRVHSEAAFAALAGVSPIPASSGNTVRHRLNRGGDRTLNKALHMAAVSRMTFDAETVEYVEKRRAEGRTKKEVRRCVKRYLARRVYRTLNAPKPNPCRT; encoded by the coding sequence ATGTCTATCGTTGCGCATTCCCACCCATTTGTCGTAGGCGTCGACACACACGCCAAGAACCATGTTTACGCGATCATCGCCGCCCCGACCGGCGAACTGCTCGAGACCCGGGATTTTCCAACCACCTGTGCCGGCATCAACCGGGCCATCGCTTGGGTGGCGCGCCGCACCGGCGCCGACCTGGCGACCCTATGGGTGGTTGAGGGCGCTGCTTCCTATGGCGCCCTGCTTACCGGTGCCGTCGGTGCGGCCGGCTACCGCGTGGCCGAAGCTGCGCGCATGGATGCCCGGGACCGACGCGGAGTGGGCAAGTCCGATCCGCTGGACGCGCACCGGATCGCCGGTGCCGTCCTCCCGCTGGACCAGCAGCAGCTACGCCAGCCGCGGCTGAATGAAGGGGTCCGCGCAGCCTTGCGAGTCCTGGTCTGCGCGCGAGAATCCATGACCACCGACCGCACCCGCGCCGTGAACGGCCTAACTGCGCTTCTCCGAACGAACGACCTTGGTCTTGACGCCCGTAAAACCCTGACGGGCGCCCAAATCACAGAGGTGTCACGCTGGCGTGCCCGTGAAGAACCCCTAGCACTGTCTGTTGCCCGCCTCGAAGCAGTCCGGTTGGCCAAACACATCAGCGAGCTCGACGCCGACATCAAGACCAACATCTATCAGATCACCGAACTGGTCGAAATAAGCGAAGCTGCGCCATTACTGCAGGAAACCGGCTTCGGTCCCGTCACAGCCGCCGTATGCCTTACCGCGTGGTCCCACCAAGGGCGGGTACATTCCGAGGCCGCCTTCGCCGCCTTGGCCGGGGTCAGCCCAATCCCGGCCTCTTCTGGCAACACCGTCCGACACCGACTCAACCGTGGCGGCGATAGAACCCTGAACAAAGCCCTGCACATGGCCGCTGTCAGCAGGATGACTTTCGACGCCGAAACCGTCGAATACGTCGAGAAACGACGAGCTGAAGGGCGGACCAAAAAGGAAGTCCGCCGGTGCGTGAAACGCTATCTTGCCCGCCGGGTCTACCGAACACTCAACGCACCAAAACCGAACCCGTGCCGCACTTGA
- a CDS encoding nucleoside deaminase: MRAHPSAADVTEYLTEAVALAQRNVAAGGGPFGAIVVTADGTVHEGVNRVTRDNDPTAHAEVVAIRTAAKETRNFDLSGAVLYASCEPCPLCLAAALWGRIDRVYFAADRHGAAAAGFDDAVFYEYFGGTRPELLPVSQTQVPTSGAPFDAWRNNAQRTDY, from the coding sequence ATGCGCGCCCACCCCTCAGCTGCAGACGTGACCGAATACCTGACTGAAGCCGTAGCCTTGGCCCAACGGAACGTCGCCGCGGGCGGCGGGCCCTTCGGTGCGATCGTGGTAACAGCCGACGGCACCGTTCACGAAGGGGTCAACCGGGTCACCCGGGACAACGATCCCACCGCCCATGCCGAGGTGGTGGCAATTCGGACCGCCGCCAAGGAGACCCGGAACTTTGACCTCAGTGGCGCTGTCCTGTACGCCAGCTGCGAGCCCTGCCCGCTGTGCCTTGCGGCGGCGCTCTGGGGACGGATCGACCGCGTGTACTTCGCCGCGGACCGGCACGGAGCAGCCGCCGCGGGATTCGACGACGCCGTCTTCTACGAATACTTCGGCGGCACACGGCCCGAATTGCTGCCGGTCAGCCAGACCCAGGTTCCGACGTCGGGCGCCCCGTTCGATGCCTGGCGCAACAACGCTCAACGCACGGACTACTGA
- a CDS encoding pyridoxal phosphate-dependent aminotransferase, translating to MPELSAHIRDVPVNQIREITEAAWRTPGALILSIGEPGFPLPRHVLDAGIACLDRDETNYTPNAGIPSLREAFAARFREQSGVDIGADRVYVVDGAQQGLHFAMSLLLAPGDEILIPNPGYPTFAMTSRLLHAVPVEYPLYPAHDFQPRIADIEALITDRTRVLMLNSPSNPLGAVLREDLTRELVELARRHDLWIISDECYEAFTYDVPHVSPARFDSTDPGEARVFTSLTLSKTYGLTGLRIGALICPPGLEQRMNNVMEAIVSCVASPTQYAALAALTGPQDYVSQAHAHYRANRDAASAVLAEKGIPYLSAQGAFYLWADVSHVSGGNVRTWVKQFLAEAGVSFAPGTAFGSIGEGWIRIALCGDQSELVEGVGRLPRRHSG from the coding sequence ATGCCCGAGCTTTCCGCGCACATACGCGACGTCCCCGTCAACCAAATCCGCGAGATCACCGAGGCGGCGTGGCGCACACCTGGAGCGCTGATCCTGAGCATCGGGGAGCCCGGGTTCCCGCTCCCCCGCCATGTCCTGGATGCCGGAATAGCTTGCCTGGACCGCGACGAAACCAACTACACCCCCAACGCCGGCATCCCGTCTCTCCGGGAGGCTTTCGCCGCCAGGTTCCGCGAACAGTCCGGCGTAGACATCGGGGCAGACCGCGTATACGTGGTCGACGGCGCCCAGCAGGGCCTGCACTTCGCTATGAGCCTGCTGCTCGCCCCCGGCGACGAAATCCTGATTCCCAATCCCGGCTATCCCACGTTTGCCATGACCAGCCGGCTGCTGCATGCCGTCCCCGTGGAGTATCCCCTGTACCCCGCCCATGATTTCCAGCCCCGGATCGCGGACATCGAGGCGCTCATCACGGACCGGACGCGTGTGCTGATGCTCAACTCGCCGTCGAACCCCCTGGGTGCCGTTCTCCGGGAAGATCTGACCCGGGAGCTGGTTGAACTGGCCCGCCGCCATGACCTTTGGATCATCTCGGACGAGTGCTACGAGGCCTTCACGTACGACGTCCCGCACGTTAGTCCTGCCCGGTTCGACAGCACCGACCCCGGCGAGGCGCGGGTGTTCACGTCGCTGACGTTGTCCAAGACGTATGGGCTCACAGGTCTGCGTATAGGGGCATTGATCTGCCCGCCCGGGCTGGAGCAGCGGATGAACAACGTCATGGAGGCCATCGTTTCCTGTGTGGCGTCGCCGACCCAGTACGCGGCGCTCGCCGCGTTGACCGGTCCGCAGGACTATGTATCGCAGGCCCACGCGCATTACCGCGCCAACCGCGACGCGGCGTCGGCCGTCCTGGCAGAGAAGGGCATTCCCTACCTCAGCGCGCAGGGGGCGTTCTACCTGTGGGCGGACGTCTCGCACGTGAGCGGCGGAAACGTCAGGACCTGGGTCAAGCAGTTCCTTGCCGAGGCCGGTGTCTCCTTTGCTCCGGGAACTGCCTTTGGCTCCATCGGCGAGGGATGGATCCGGATTGCGTTGTGCGGGGACCAAAGCGAGTTGGTCGAGGGCGTGGGCCGACTGCCCCGCAGGCACTCCGGGTAG
- the truB gene encoding tRNA pseudouridine(55) synthase TruB — protein sequence MLSGLVIVDKPQGWTSHDVVGRMRRIAGTRKVGHAGTLDPMATGVLVLGINKATRLLTYIVGTSKTYTATIRLGESTITDDAEGEVVSRASAASVTEDAIRSGVESLTGEIQQVPSSVSAIKVNGERSYARVRSGEDVQLAARPVTIHRFDIHGIRREQAAGHDTEVVDVDVTVECSSGTYIRALARDLGSSLGVGGHLTSLRRTNVGPYSLDQARTLEQLAEDLEILEMSQAARALMPNRELSADETTEISFGRRIAAGAAAGTPAAATAEKPAAAFAPDGSLVALLADSGSFAKPVLVFAPGTGPGGSNTSGGANSSGGSGSSGADAGVPNGSRADGGGLA from the coding sequence GTGCTTTCTGGACTGGTAATAGTGGACAAGCCGCAGGGATGGACCAGCCACGATGTGGTTGGACGGATGCGGAGGATAGCCGGTACCCGGAAAGTGGGCCACGCGGGAACGCTGGATCCCATGGCCACAGGCGTGCTGGTGCTCGGTATCAACAAGGCCACACGGCTCCTCACGTACATCGTGGGCACGTCAAAGACCTATACGGCCACCATCCGGCTAGGGGAATCCACCATTACCGACGACGCCGAAGGCGAAGTTGTCAGCCGGGCGAGCGCCGCCTCCGTGACCGAGGATGCCATCCGCTCCGGTGTGGAGTCCCTGACAGGGGAGATCCAGCAGGTGCCCAGCAGCGTCAGCGCCATTAAGGTCAACGGTGAACGCTCCTACGCCCGCGTCCGTTCCGGGGAAGACGTCCAGCTGGCTGCCCGGCCGGTCACCATCCACCGTTTCGACATTCACGGAATCCGCCGGGAGCAGGCTGCCGGACATGACACGGAAGTCGTGGACGTCGACGTGACGGTGGAATGCTCCTCGGGTACGTACATCCGTGCCCTGGCCCGGGACCTCGGCAGCTCCCTCGGCGTCGGCGGGCACCTGACCTCATTGCGCCGGACCAATGTGGGCCCCTACTCGCTGGACCAGGCACGCACCCTCGAGCAGCTCGCGGAAGACCTCGAAATCCTCGAAATGTCGCAGGCTGCCAGGGCGCTCATGCCCAACAGGGAGCTGAGCGCCGACGAAACCACCGAGATTTCCTTCGGCCGGCGCATCGCGGCCGGAGCCGCCGCAGGCACACCGGCCGCCGCGACAGCGGAAAAGCCCGCAGCCGCGTTCGCGCCAGACGGATCGCTGGTGGCGCTGCTCGCGGACAGCGGAAGCTTCGCCAAACCAGTGCTGGTCTTCGCCCCGGGCACCGGACCCGGCGGGTCCAACACTTCCGGCGGCGCCAACAGTTCCGGGGGCTCCGGCAGTTCAGGCGCCGACGCCGGCGTTCCGAACGGTTCCCGTGCCGACGGCGGCGGGTTGGCCTGA
- a CDS encoding DUF937 domain-containing protein has protein sequence MSDIQELLGQIPVQQIATLLGTDTASAQAAVEAAVPTLLAGMQNNVQAPDGAAALESELARHRNGLADGGVDPSQVDTQDGEKIVGHVFGGQQDQVASQLAGTANLGGVGGDLVRKLLPILAPIVMSYLAKKVLGGGQGSGAQPSPAGGGGIDLGSILGGILGGSLGGLGSGGQGTGGQGSGGLGDILGGILGGGSQPQQAPLTEQDQEPPAQSGRAQTNGSGQLNDSGPANDSAAPSHRSVTPGELIEVDLPDENR, from the coding sequence ATGAGCGACATCCAGGAGTTGCTAGGACAGATCCCTGTCCAGCAGATCGCCACCCTGCTGGGGACAGATACGGCGTCCGCCCAGGCTGCCGTGGAAGCCGCCGTGCCGACGCTGCTTGCCGGAATGCAGAACAACGTCCAGGCGCCGGATGGCGCCGCTGCGCTGGAGTCCGAGCTGGCCAGGCACCGGAACGGGCTGGCCGACGGAGGCGTGGACCCATCGCAGGTGGACACCCAGGACGGCGAAAAGATCGTTGGCCATGTCTTCGGCGGCCAGCAGGACCAGGTGGCCAGTCAGTTGGCGGGCACAGCGAACCTCGGCGGAGTCGGCGGCGACCTCGTCCGCAAGCTGCTGCCGATCCTCGCCCCGATCGTCATGTCCTACCTGGCCAAGAAGGTCCTGGGCGGCGGGCAGGGTTCCGGCGCACAGCCCTCCCCTGCCGGTGGTGGCGGAATCGACCTGGGCAGCATCCTCGGGGGAATCCTGGGCGGCAGCCTCGGCGGTCTTGGTTCCGGCGGGCAAGGCACCGGTGGACAGGGTTCGGGCGGCCTTGGCGATATCCTGGGCGGCATTCTTGGCGGCGGCTCGCAGCCGCAGCAGGCTCCGCTGACGGAGCAGGACCAGGAACCACCCGCGCAATCCGGCCGTGCGCAGACGAACGGTTCAGGGCAGCTGAACGATTCAGGGCCGGCGAACGATTCGGCGGCACCCTCGCACCGGTCGGTGACGCCCGGCGAGCTGATCGAGGTGGACCTGCCGGACGAGAACCGCTAG
- a CDS encoding bifunctional riboflavin kinase/FAD synthetase → MVHIWNDPTEVPDDFGPSVVTIGNFDGVHRGHQQVLSQLIRTARLNNAKSVAVTFDPHPALVHRPESAPELIMGLQDKLQALGELGLDAVLVMKYSLELASLTPEEFVGSVLVDSLHASHVVIGHDTRFGKGNSGDLNTMQDLGEKFGFEVLVISEFGSEGFPLHDDGGTDRRCSSTWVREALREGDVGTAAAVLGRAHRMRGEVVHGAARGRDLGFPTANLSSDASGLIPADGIYAGWLVDEAGTRWPAAISVGSNPTFDGVSRQVEAHVIDRPEERIEDFDLYGQTVVVEFVARLRGMVAYRGPEALVEQMRQDVLQTHDILLKR, encoded by the coding sequence ATGGTCCACATCTGGAACGATCCGACCGAGGTCCCCGACGACTTTGGTCCTTCCGTTGTCACTATCGGCAATTTCGACGGCGTCCACCGCGGCCACCAGCAGGTGCTGTCACAGCTCATCAGGACCGCGCGGCTGAACAACGCCAAGTCGGTTGCGGTGACGTTCGACCCCCACCCTGCCCTGGTCCATCGGCCCGAAAGCGCGCCCGAGCTGATCATGGGCCTGCAGGACAAACTCCAGGCCCTCGGCGAGCTTGGACTGGACGCCGTTCTGGTCATGAAGTATTCCCTGGAGCTCGCCAGCCTTACCCCGGAAGAGTTCGTCGGCTCTGTCCTGGTGGACAGCCTCCATGCCAGCCACGTCGTCATCGGCCATGACACCCGCTTCGGCAAGGGCAACTCCGGGGACCTGAACACCATGCAGGATCTGGGGGAGAAGTTCGGCTTCGAGGTGCTGGTGATCAGCGAGTTCGGTTCGGAAGGCTTCCCGTTGCATGACGACGGCGGGACGGACCGCCGCTGTTCCTCCACCTGGGTGCGCGAAGCCCTCCGGGAGGGCGACGTCGGCACCGCCGCCGCGGTACTGGGCCGGGCGCACCGGATGCGGGGCGAGGTAGTCCACGGAGCCGCGCGCGGCCGGGACCTCGGTTTCCCCACTGCCAACCTCTCCAGCGACGCAAGCGGCCTGATTCCGGCGGACGGCATCTACGCGGGCTGGCTCGTGGACGAGGCGGGGACGCGCTGGCCTGCCGCCATCTCCGTTGGCTCCAACCCCACTTTCGACGGCGTGAGCCGCCAGGTGGAGGCGCACGTCATCGACAGGCCCGAAGAACGCATCGAGGACTTCGATCTCTACGGCCAGACAGTAGTTGTGGAGTTCGTGGCCAGGCTGCGCGGCATGGTGGCATACCGTGGGCCTGAAGCCCTCGTGGAGCAGATGCGCCAGGACGTCCTGCAGACGCACGACATCCTGCTCAAGCGCTGA
- the kynA gene encoding tryptophan 2,3-dioxygenase, whose product MTVEKNTRKLDKGIVRDFSSRMSYASYLQLPTLLSAQQPVSVPEHHDELLFIIQHQTTELWLKLVLHELRSAAQWLRSDDLGSALKGIARVKHIQKTLTEQWSVLATLTPTEYAEFRGFLGNSSGFQSSQYRAVEFVLGNKNRKMLPVFESDPEAHALLTQVLHAPSIYDEFLAYLDRQGFDVPAEVLNRDVTRAHEFEPGLVPLFKHIYENAAQNWGAYEACEELVDLEDNFQLWRFRHLRTVQRTIGMKTGTGGSTGAAFLQKALELTFFPELFAVRTEIGQ is encoded by the coding sequence GTGACCGTAGAGAAGAACACCAGGAAACTGGACAAGGGCATTGTCCGCGATTTCAGTTCCCGCATGAGTTACGCGTCCTACCTTCAGCTGCCCACGCTGCTCAGCGCCCAGCAGCCCGTCAGCGTCCCGGAACACCATGACGAATTGCTCTTCATCATCCAGCACCAGACCACGGAGCTGTGGCTGAAGCTGGTGCTCCACGAGCTTCGCAGTGCCGCCCAGTGGCTGCGTTCCGATGATCTCGGTTCGGCACTGAAGGGCATCGCGCGGGTCAAGCACATCCAGAAGACCCTCACTGAACAGTGGTCCGTCCTGGCCACGCTGACACCCACCGAGTATGCGGAATTCCGCGGGTTCCTGGGCAATTCTTCGGGCTTCCAGTCCAGCCAGTACCGTGCCGTGGAGTTCGTGCTGGGCAACAAGAACAGGAAGATGCTTCCCGTCTTCGAATCCGATCCCGAAGCCCACGCCCTGTTGACCCAAGTCCTGCACGCGCCAAGCATCTACGACGAATTCCTCGCCTACCTGGACCGCCAGGGCTTCGATGTTCCCGCGGAGGTGCTCAACAGGGATGTGACCCGGGCGCACGAGTTTGAGCCGGGGCTGGTGCCTCTCTTCAAGCACATCTACGAGAACGCCGCGCAGAACTGGGGAGCGTACGAGGCCTGTGAGGAACTCGTTGACCTGGAGGACAACTTCCAGCTGTGGCGGTTCCGCCACCTGCGCACCGTACAGCGCACAATCGGCATGAAGACAGGCACCGGCGGCTCCACGGGAGCGGCGTTCCTGCAAAAGGCCCTTGAGCTGACGTTCTTCCCGGAGCTGTTCGCCGTGCGTACGGAGATCGGACAGTGA
- the kynU gene encoding kynureninase, giving the protein MDGAGDPTAQAGEALPAHEALFQRAARLDAEDRLARYRDLFVGADTELSYLDGNSLGRPLKRTAGDIASFIEKGWGGRLIRGWDEEWLDMPQTIGDQLGRAVLGAAAGQTIIADSTTVVLYKLIRAALAAVGDPARTEIVVDTDNFPTDRYLVEGIAKEEGLTLRWIEADPASGVHLDQVREAVGPATAVVLLSHVAYRSGYLADLPAITEAVHDAGGLVVWDLCHSAGSVELQLDAWNVDFAAGCTYKYLNGGPGSPAFAYVNDRHLPGLAQPIWGWMGRKDAFEMGPGYEPAAGIRGFLSGTPAIFGMIAMRGTLDLIEEAGMAAIREKSRQLTAYALELHDAWLVPAGVRLATPRDADRRGGHITVDHPAFREVTAALWEKDVIPDFRAPQGIRIGLSPLSTGFAELHRGMAAIRDLLPEA; this is encoded by the coding sequence CTGGATGGAGCCGGAGACCCGACCGCCCAAGCGGGCGAGGCCCTGCCAGCACACGAGGCCCTGTTTCAAAGGGCCGCGCGCCTCGACGCCGAAGACCGCCTGGCCCGGTACCGGGACCTGTTCGTCGGCGCGGACACTGAGCTGTCCTACCTCGACGGCAACTCACTGGGACGCCCGCTCAAGCGGACCGCGGGCGACATTGCCAGTTTCATCGAGAAGGGCTGGGGCGGGCGCCTGATCAGGGGCTGGGACGAGGAATGGCTGGACATGCCCCAGACCATCGGCGACCAGCTGGGGCGGGCGGTGCTGGGCGCCGCCGCGGGCCAGACCATCATCGCCGACTCCACCACCGTGGTGTTGTACAAGCTGATCCGGGCAGCCCTGGCCGCCGTCGGGGATCCGGCGCGGACAGAGATTGTGGTGGACACGGACAACTTTCCCACCGACCGGTACCTCGTCGAAGGCATCGCCAAGGAGGAGGGGCTGACGCTGCGATGGATCGAGGCGGATCCCGCCTCCGGTGTCCACCTGGACCAGGTGCGGGAGGCTGTGGGGCCGGCCACCGCCGTCGTCCTCCTCAGCCATGTGGCCTACCGTTCCGGTTACCTGGCGGACCTGCCGGCCATCACGGAGGCAGTGCACGACGCCGGCGGGCTGGTGGTCTGGGACCTGTGCCATTCCGCCGGGTCGGTGGAGCTGCAGCTGGACGCCTGGAACGTTGACTTTGCCGCGGGCTGCACCTACAAGTACCTGAACGGCGGGCCGGGCTCGCCCGCCTTCGCCTACGTCAACGACCGGCACCTGCCCGGACTCGCCCAGCCGATCTGGGGATGGATGGGCCGGAAGGATGCGTTCGAGATGGGGCCCGGCTACGAACCGGCCGCCGGTATCCGCGGTTTCCTGAGCGGCACGCCGGCCATCTTCGGAATGATCGCCATGCGCGGCACCCTCGATCTGATCGAAGAGGCCGGCATGGCCGCCATCCGCGAGAAGTCGCGGCAGCTGACCGCCTACGCCCTGGAACTGCACGATGCCTGGCTCGTGCCGGCCGGCGTGAGGCTTGCCACGCCGCGGGATGCCGACCGCCGCGGAGGCCACATCACCGTTGACCATCCCGCCTTCCGCGAGGTGACGGCGGCGCTGTGGGAGAAGGATGTCATCCCCGACTTCCGGGCCCCGCAGGGCATCAGGATCGGACTTTCGCCGCTGAGTACCGGCTTTGCCGAACTCCACCGCGGCATGGCAGCCATCCGGGACCTGCTTCCCGAGGCCTGA
- the rpsO gene encoding 30S ribosomal protein S15 encodes MALDAAVKQSIIKDFATSEGDTGSPEVQIAVLTQRIKDLTEHMKEHKHDFHTQRGLLAMVGRRKRMLTYLKNTDIARYRSLIERLGLRR; translated from the coding sequence GTGGCACTTGACGCCGCCGTAAAGCAGTCCATCATCAAGGATTTCGCAACGTCCGAGGGCGACACCGGTTCGCCGGAGGTCCAGATTGCGGTCCTGACTCAGCGGATCAAGGATCTGACTGAGCACATGAAGGAGCACAAGCACGACTTCCACACCCAGCGCGGTCTGCTGGCCATGGTTGGTCGCCGCAAGCGCATGCTGACTTACCTGAAGAACACCGACATCGCCCGCTACCGTTCGCTCATCGAGCGTCTCGGCCTGCGCCGCTAG
- a CDS encoding polyribonucleotide nucleotidyltransferase, whose translation MEGPEIQFSEAVIDNGRFGKRVIRFETGRLAKQAAGAAMVYIDEDTALLSATTAGKHPREGFDFFPLTVDVEERMYAAGRIPGSFFRREGRPSTEAILACRLMDRPLRPAFVKGLRNEVQIVVTVLAINPDELYDVVAINASSMSTQLSGLPFSGPIGGVRVALVADEQGSQWVAFPKHSQLENSVFNMVVAGRVAGDDVAIMMVEAEATDNSWSLIKEQGATAPTEEVVSEGLEAAKPFIKALCEAQQDLAARAAKPTVEFPVFLDYQDDVYSAVEAAAAEKLTAVFQIADKQDRDNAADELKDEVVGSLAGQFEGREKELSAAFRSVTKHVVRQRILKDQIRIDGRGLTDIRQLTAEVEVLPRVHGSAIFERGETQIMGVTTLNMLKMEQQIDSLSPVTRKRYMHNYNFPPYSTGETGRVGSPKRREIGHGALAERALVPVLPSREEFPYAIRQVSEALGSNGSTSMGSVCASTLSMLNAGVPLKAAVAGIAMGLVSDQVDGQTRYAALTDILGAEDAFGDMDFKVAGTSEFVTAIQLDTKLDGIPASVLAAALKQAREARLHILEVINAAIDTPDELSEFAPRVIAVKIPVDKIGEVIGPKGKMINQIQEDTGADISIEDDGTVYIGATNGPSADAARSAINAIANPQVPEIGERYLGTVVKTTTFGAFVSLTPGKDGLLHISELRKIAGGKRVDNVEDVVSVGQKIQVEITKIDDRGKLSLSPVVAEEEGAGDADRVHASAPAEGSDASE comes from the coding sequence TTGGAGGGTCCCGAAATCCAGTTCTCAGAAGCAGTCATTGACAATGGCCGCTTTGGCAAGCGTGTAATCCGCTTCGAAACCGGCCGCCTTGCCAAGCAGGCAGCCGGCGCAGCCATGGTGTACATCGACGAGGACACCGCGCTTCTTTCCGCCACCACCGCCGGCAAGCACCCGCGTGAAGGCTTCGACTTCTTCCCCCTGACGGTGGACGTCGAAGAGCGCATGTACGCCGCCGGCCGCATCCCGGGCTCGTTCTTCCGCCGCGAAGGCCGTCCGTCCACGGAAGCCATCCTGGCCTGCCGCCTGATGGACCGCCCGCTGCGCCCCGCGTTCGTCAAGGGCCTGCGCAACGAGGTCCAGATCGTCGTCACCGTCCTGGCGATCAACCCGGACGAGCTCTACGACGTCGTGGCCATCAACGCCTCCTCGATGTCCACCCAGCTCTCCGGCCTGCCGTTCTCCGGCCCGATCGGCGGCGTCCGCGTTGCCCTCGTCGCCGACGAGCAGGGTTCGCAGTGGGTTGCCTTCCCGAAGCACTCCCAGCTCGAGAACTCCGTGTTCAACATGGTCGTCGCCGGCCGCGTTGCCGGTGACGACGTCGCCATCATGATGGTCGAGGCCGAAGCCACGGACAACTCCTGGAGCCTCATCAAGGAACAGGGCGCCACCGCCCCCACCGAAGAGGTTGTTTCCGAGGGCCTGGAGGCTGCCAAGCCGTTCATCAAGGCACTCTGCGAAGCCCAGCAGGACCTGGCCGCCCGCGCCGCCAAGCCCACCGTCGAGTTCCCCGTCTTCCTGGACTACCAGGACGACGTGTACTCCGCCGTCGAGGCTGCTGCCGCGGAGAAGCTCACCGCTGTCTTCCAGATCGCCGACAAGCAGGACCGCGACAACGCCGCGGACGAGCTGAAGGACGAGGTTGTTGGCTCCCTGGCCGGGCAGTTCGAAGGCCGGGAGAAGGAGCTGTCCGCAGCGTTCCGCTCTGTGACCAAGCACGTGGTCCGCCAGCGCATCCTCAAGGACCAGATCCGCATCGACGGCCGCGGCCTGACGGACATCCGCCAGCTCACCGCTGAGGTCGAGGTCCTGCCCCGCGTTCACGGCTCCGCCATCTTCGAACGTGGCGAAACCCAGATCATGGGTGTCACCACGCTGAACATGCTCAAGATGGAACAGCAGATCGACTCGCTGTCGCCGGTAACGCGCAAGCGCTACATGCACAACTACAACTTCCCGCCGTACTCCACCGGTGAGACCGGCCGCGTCGGTTCCCCGAAGCGCCGCGAAATCGGCCACGGTGCCCTGGCCGAGCGCGCGCTCGTGCCGGTGCTGCCGTCCCGCGAGGAGTTCCCGTACGCCATCCGCCAGGTGTCCGAGGCCCTCGGCTCCAACGGCTCCACCTCCATGGGCTCGGTCTGCGCCTCGACGCTGTCCATGCTTAACGCCGGTGTCCCGCTGAAGGCTGCCGTTGCCGGCATCGCCATGGGCCTGGTTTCCGACCAGGTGGACGGCCAGACCCGCTACGCCGCGCTGACGGACATCCTCGGCGCCGAAGATGCCTTCGGCGACATGGACTTCAAGGTTGCCGGTACGTCTGAATTCGTCACCGCCATCCAGCTCGACACCAAGCTCGACGGCATCCCGGCGTCCGTGCTGGCAGCAGCACTGAAGCAGGCCCGCGAGGCCCGCCTCCACATCCTCGAGGTCATCAACGCCGCGATCGACACCCCGGACGAGCTCTCCGAGTTCGCTCCGCGCGTCATCGCCGTGAAGATCCCCGTGGACAAGATCGGCGAGGTCATCGGCCCCAAGGGCAAGATGATCAACCAGATCCAGGAGGACACCGGCGCCGACATCTCCATCGAGGACGACGGCACCGTCTACATCGGCGCCACCAACGGCCCGTCGGCAGATGCCGCCCGCTCCGCGATCAACGCCATCGCCAACCCGCAGGTCCCGGAAATCGGTGAGCGCTACCTGGGTACGGTCGTCAAGACCACCACCTTCGGCGCCTTCGTATCCCTGACCCCGGGCAAGGACGGTCTGCTGCACATCTCCGAGCTGCGCAAGATCGCCGGCGGCAAGCGCGTGGACAACGTCGAGGACGTCGTCTCCGTGGGCCAGAAGATCCAGGTCGAGATCACCAAGATCGATGACCGCGGAAAGCTGTCCCTGTCTCCGGTAGTGGCTGAAGAGGAAGGCGCCGGCGACGCCGACCGCGTTCACGCTTCCGCTCCGGCAGAAGGCTCGGACGCTTCCGAGTAG